TTGAAGTCGGAACAGTGGGGAATCCACCATTACGCTTGGTGCTGAACTCGATGATACCTACAGCATCACCACTCTGGAGCAGAGGAGCAAAGTCACCAAGGCTGGTGATTGCTGCATCAACTTCCCCGTTGAGGATAGCTTCACGCTGTGGAGCAGAACTCTGGTAGGAGATCAAATTGAACTGTACATCATACATGTCCTGAATCTTGAGAGCCAACAGGTTAACACGGCTGCCGATTCCCTGGTCAGCAACACGAATCTGTCCTGGATTTGCTTTTGCAGCAGCAATCAATGCATCAAAAGTCTTGTAAGGGGAATTCTTACCAACCATGATTGCATCGGGCTCTTGGGTAATCAAAGCAAAGATCTGGAGTTTTGCCAAATCATAGCCCTTGATCAAACCAGTGAAAGGAGCATTGATGATCGAACCATAATTGAGGTTACCAATGGTATAGCCATTAGCTTTTGCACCCATCAACAAGTTCGGGCCTACTGCATCGTCAGCACCTGGTTTATTGACAAAGTAGATTGCAACACCAAGTTCTTTCTCTGCAAGCTGAGAGACCTTACGACTGATTGCATCAGTACCGCCACCAGCACCAGAACTTACGATGAACTCAATATCCTTGCTCGGATATTCTTCTTTGGTACCTTCTGCAAACAGAGCAACTGTTGTAAGCAGCAGGCAAGCGAGTAGTACAAGCACTCTTTTTGTCGTCATAGAAACCTCCACATGACCCTGTCTCTTTGTACAAGGACATTAATAACTTTTCCCCAAAAACTTGAGGATCTAAACTGATAATCAGTGATTACCAGTCTTTCTATATCAAGTATACCATTGAACAACGCATTGTCAATAAAATTATACTTAAATTATAATTTGTAAGAAGAATGAATAAATAATTTAATTAACGCTATGAGTATAGGTATAAAATAAACCTAAAATATAAACCGTTTTAGTAATCTTGGGTTAACCGTCTCATCCTTCTATTGCTATGCCGCTCGGCAATATCACCTGCTCTCTGTCCATCCTGATCCTTGATTGCTTCGAACAGATCAGTATGATCTTTCAGAGACTGTGGGAACTCAGAAACAAAATCCTTGTACCGGAACCGTGACGGTCGAAGAATGGAGTGGATGGCTGTTATGAGGCTGAAATAGAGAGGATTCCTACTTGCATTGGCAAGCTTGGCATGATATTCCTCATCAAGGCGAATCATATCTGCTTGGTCAGTTACCGTACTCATCTTCTCCAAGATGAATTTCATCTCCGCAAGATCCTCAACGGTCCTGATATCTGCCACTCGCTTGGCGATACCCCTCTCCAGCGTGGTTTTCAGTGCATAGATATGGAACAAAGGAGGTTGGTCATTCATGTACATTGCCTCAAACAACAAGGCAAAGGGACCCACTATTTTCGAAAGCCCCATATCGGCTACATAGCAACCTGAGCGGGGAAGAATCTTGATCAACCCCATCGATGCAGCCCTCAGGACTCCTGACCTCACCTGACTCTGGGAGACACCCAGTTCTGTTGCAAACGCACGTATGGATGGCAGCTTATCACCAGCTTTCAAGTTTTTCTCACGAATATAGCGAATAAGAGAAAAAACCAGCTTATCTTCTTCATCTCTACAGAGTCCATCGATCAACACATCCATACTAACCTACCAAATCTGATTATCACTGATTATTAGATTTGCATACCTAGTTGGGGATGTCAAGAAAAACTTGTATTTCTGGATTATATACGTACGATAATCACATAATTCATTGCGGGGATTCTGCTCAATATGTGATTCTCCTCACCCTTTCTACAGTAATTATGTGCTTTGTTATTAGAATCTATCATATTCTCATACTATTAGTCAGTACATGGTCCTAGCCAATTCCACGACAGCTTACGGCAGTACCATATACACTTTCATTCAAGATGGGAGCCCTGTCAGGGGGTGGGCACGATCAGAAACGGCCGAGAGAATCAGGGCGATGCAGAAGGCCGTCTTGACCGGAATATGGTCGATCCCAATGTCCGACAACAGCCTACGTATCTCCAGAGCAACAGGACTGTCGCTCACGGCTGCGAGATTCTCCAGTGTCCTGGTGAAATGGGGAAGCATCTGTTCCTGCCCCGTCATCTTGGCAAACATGCTGATGTCCTCTTTTCTGAAACCAACACCGTCCAGGTCGGAGATGAACTCGGTTGCCCCGACATACCGGTTTTTGTTGTACTTCTGGAGGAAGTGGTACCACCGCTGCTCCTGCGATACGGTCGCTGCCGCGGCGGTGAGCACCTCGTCCACGACAGAGACTGGGAGTTCTGGATCAATCGATTTGCGCAGGATTTCCGTCTGATATGTCGTTCCGTCCATGAGTGAGAGGGCCTTGGCTCCGTGGATGATAATCCTCGGGTTATCTGATGCTGTAAAGAGCGAGACAATCTGAGCATAGGAGGCGGTGTCCCCAAGCCGGACGAGGGCAACCATGCACTTTCCCTGGAAAAAATGATCCGAAGAGCCCAGACCCCAACGCAGCAGTTCCACACCCCGTTTGATCTGGTGCTTGCCGACAATTTCTGCCGCTATCCAAGCGGTGGTGTGCTCGCCGCAAGAAAGCTGGTTGAGCACAGCATCTTCGGTCTTTCTTCCGAAGGAGATGTTCCCGAGCGCCTGCAAAGCATTAACACGGACAGTGAGAAGTGGAGAATCGAGCTGCTCTCTGAGTTCGGTCTCCGGAATGGTCGAGCCGATGGCCCCGAGCCGTTTCACGGTCCGTGCATCCTCACCGCTATCATCATGGTTGCGTAGCCGATTGAGCACATGGATGGCGTAGAGATCCCGAGGTGCCATGAAGAGACTAATCACATTTGTCAGGGGCCACTCATTGAGCTTCTCAAGCGATCGGACAAGAAAAATCATCACCACCAGCACCCCGATGATAATCCTGAAATAGAGACGGTAGCCGTCCATCCCGCTAAACCCCGAAAATTCCAGCCAGGAGAGCAACCCCCCACCGATGAGTGTCCCCGAAAGACCTGCAGCCACACCGGAGAAGACGCGGATGAATAGCGCGCTGCCGACCCGGTCGGCATCACCGATTGAAGAGAGAAAGTAGTGATTCAGTCCGACAATGATGCCGAATTTGCAGTATCCGGCAATGAAGAAGGCCACTCCCACCAACAGAGGACTGAAAATCTCAGGAGCAAATGCCCACATTCCTGCTGGTAGCAGGAGGCCTGCTGTGCTCAGCAGGAGAATCGGCCGAGGTCCTACCTGGTCTGCTATCATTCCATTGATTACCGACGATGAAACTCCCCCAACGAGCAGAATGAGCGAAAAGAGCAGGACCGTAGAGTCCTGGGTCCCGTAACCGTTCTTCACCGCTATCATCATGAAGGGAATGACCATCATGAAGCTCACCAGACCTCCGCTCCAAGCGAACAGCAACCCGCGGGCCTGTTTCTGACCCCACAGTCGCCTAAAGGATTGGCCCAACGGAATACGGGCTGAGACCTGCGGCATCTGCGATTCAGGGATCCGAGCGAGCACCGTGGAGGCATAGAGGCCGATAAGACAGGCGATGGCGATTAGCAGTTGATAAACCCAGATCTCTGCGGTGTAGCGGGTTATGAGGATAATCACCAGCATAGCAATAATCTGAGTCGTAGTGACCCGAAGGTGGTTGCCCGCCAGAAAAGCACCCCGGTTCTCCGGCGTGGTTACCTCACCCTCAAGCGGCGAAGTCGCCACAACTCCCATACTCCTGAAGAGCGCGAAACCGAAAGCAGCAACGAGTATGATCGCAGAAACTACAGCTTGGGGCACATAGGGAGCAGCCATCGGGGCAGCGATCAGAAAGGATGCAAACACGTAGCGGAGGAACCACCCCAGTGCCCAAGTACGTGCCCCCCCCGATCTTCGATACCAGGTGCTTTCCGATGATCATGAAGGGCATTGTCAGATGGACAAAGGAAGAAAGTACGGCAATCAGGGGATCGGAGACAGCGTTGGCAATGGCGTAGAGGATAAGGATATTCTCCATGAGAAATACGATGGAGATACCATTGAGGGCATAGAATCTCTTAATAAGGGCCCTGCCTTTTATGCGCGCCCGTGTTGAGAGGGTAGGAGGAAACTCCCTACCGCTACCTGAAAATAGGGCTGCCAGTCCGTGAAACAACTCCATGGTACTCCGCTCCTGTGCTTATACTGATTATAAGTCATACCATAATAGCACAGGTACGTACATAACTGTAAAATCAGGTGGCAGGGTCAGCCGATTCATTTATCAGTGGGATGGGGCAATTCCCCTGACTTTTAGGCAGGCGTTCTCAGAATCTGTACGTCCCACCAAGAGAATACAGCTCAAACGATCCATGTTACCCAGAATCCATTT
This sequence is a window from uncultured Sphaerochaeta sp.. Protein-coding genes within it:
- a CDS encoding FCD domain-containing protein is translated as MDVLIDGLCRDEEDKLVFSLIRYIREKNLKAGDKLPSIRAFATELGVSQSQVRSGVLRAASMGLIKILPRSGCYVADMGLSKIVGPFALLFEAMYMNDQPPLFHIYALKTTLERGIAKRVADIRTVEDLAEMKFILEKMSTVTDQADMIRLDEEYHAKLANASRNPLYFSLITAIHSILRPSRFRYKDFVSEFPQSLKDHTDLFEAIKDQDGQRAGDIAERHSNRRMRRLTQDY
- a CDS encoding tripartite tricarboxylate transporter substrate binding protein, which encodes MTTKRVLVLLACLLLTTVALFAEGTKEEYPSKDIEFIVSSGAGGGTDAISRKVSQLAEKELGVAIYFVNKPGADDAVGPNLLMGAKANGYTIGNLNYGSIINAPFTGLIKGYDLAKLQIFALITQEPDAIMVGKNSPYKTFDALIAAAKANPGQIRVADQGIGSRVNLLALKIQDMYDVQFNLISYQSSAPQREAILNGEVDAAITSLGDFAPLLQSGDAVGIIEFSTKRNGGFPTVPTSKELGLDESLLSGSFLTLAAPAGTPEDAIAKLVSAFGAAATSKEFSDWAATVGVSPDFKSGAELKTFLDNKIAGETSALQALKDQGII
- a CDS encoding MFS transporter, with the protein product MFASFLIAAPMAAPYVPQAVVSAIILVAAFGFALFRSMGVVATSPLEGEVTTPENRGAFLAGNHLRVTTTQIIAMLVIILITRYTAEIWVYQLLIAIACLIGLYASTVLARIPESQMPQVSARIPLGQSFRRLWGQKQARGLLFAWSGGLVSFMMVIPFMMIAVKNGYGTQDSTVLLFSLILLVGGVSSSVINGMIADQVGPRPILLLSTAGLLLPAGMWAFAPEIFSPLLVGVAFFIAGYCKFGIIVGLNHYFLSSIGDADRVGSALFIRVFSGVAAGLSGTLIGGGLLSWLEFSGFSGMDGYRLYFRIIIGVLVVMIFLVRSLEKLNEWPLTNVISLFMAPRDLYAIHVLNRLRNHDDSGEDARTVKRLGAIGSTIPETELREQLDSPLLTVRVNALQALGNISFGRKTEDAVLNQLSCGEHTTAWIAAEIVGKHQIKRGVELLRWGLGSSDHFFQGKCMVALVRLGDTASYAQIVSLFTASDNPRIIIHGAKALSLMDGTTYQTEILRKSIDPELPVSVVDEVLTAAAATVSQEQRWYHFLQKYNKNRYVGATEFISDLDGVGFRKEDISMFAKMTGQEQMLPHFTRTLENLAAVSDSPVALEIRRLLSDIGIDHIPVKTAFCIALILSAVSDRAHPLTGLPS